The nucleotide window AAGGAACCGGTGTGGCTTGCCGCCGCCTTGGCCCCGCTCGCGCTCTTGCCGGCCTTGAGAACTATAACCGGCTTCCTCTCGCTCGCGTAGCGGAGAGCTTTGAGGAACCGCCTTCCGTCCTTAACGCCCTCGATGTAGAGGGCTATCGCCTTGGTGTTCTCATCGTCCGCGAAGTACTCCAAAAAGTCGCTCTCGTTCAGATCGGAGGCGTTTCCATAGGAAACGAAGGCCGAAAAGCCTATTCCCTCGTCGTTGCCCATCGCAAGGGCAGCTCCTCCAAAGGCCCCGCTCTGGCTGATTAAAGCTAACCCACCGGGCTTTACGCGAACCTCGAAGGAGCCGAAGAATTTCCCGTGGACGCCGAAGATTCCGGCGCAGTTGGGGCCTATAACGCGGACGCCGTGCTTTTTAGCTCTCTCAACCAGCTCGCGCTCAAGCTCCTCGTTCCCAATCTCCGAGAATCCGGCCGAGATAACGACGGCGCCCTTGATCAGCGGGCCTATCTCCTCTATGAGCGAGGGCACCAGCCGGGCGGGGATGGCTATTATTGCCGTATCAACTGGCTCTTCGAGCTTTTTTCTGATCTCGAACGTTTTCCCTGCCACCTCAACGCTTCCACCCTTCGGGTTCACTGGGACTATCTTCCCCTCAAAGCCCCCCTCCACGATGTTCCTCAGTATTTCGTAGGCTATGGCCCCTTTTTTAAACGATCCGAAGACGGCAACGCTTCTCGGATAAAAGAAGAAGTCGAGGCTCATTTTCTCCACCTCCTCAGGGCTATGATGACCGTTATCAGACCGCCCAAAACAACGGGAAGTGCAATCCAAAGGCTGGAGGATTCCTCAACGGTTATCTCAACGCTCCCGTTTTTCTCGGACCCTCCAACAACCTGCGGAAACCTTTCGGACAGGTTTACTTTAGCCTTCCACTCCCTCCGGAAGAGCCCCTCGTGGTACTCCAGCCTGGGCACGAAGTAGCCGTGAAGCTCCGTGACGTTGCCCCTCCTGGTGTAGGTCACGTTCCTTGCCCCTGGCAGTGATGGAAGGCCTTTTCCGCAGAGGTAGGTTGCGTTGAAGAACACCTTCCCCTCCTCCGGTGAATAGTGGAGCTCTATCCTCAGGGGTTTGCATGGGGCGGGGCTTACACTTTCCCCCGGGTTCTCCGCGGAGAGTCCGATCATGGGGAGGTAGTCCGCTCTCTCCCAGATCAGAACGTTCTCGGCCCTGTCAGCGGGGGAGGGAAAAGTGTAGGCGACCGTCCAGTTCTCCGGCAGGACGATGATTATCCTTCTGAACAGGAAGGAGTACACCTTTCCTCCCGCCACGAAATCGAGGGGGCCGGAATAGGGACATTCAAGTCCCTGTTTACCCCTTACGAGGAACGGGACCAGGTAAAAGCTGATCCTCGCGCTCCAGTTGCCTGTAACCTCCACGGGGCCCGATGGGGAAATGTAGACCGTGAAGTTTTCGTACCTCTCTCGGAAATCCTCCAGCAGGTTCCGGTAGATGAGATCCTCCACGAGCTTTGTGAAGTCCGTTTCGTTCTTCACCAGTTCGCGGTAGGCTGGATTGATCAGCCTCGCTGAGATCTCGAAATGGGCACCTCCACTGGGGTCCACCTGGATGAGCATAACCGCGTCGAAGATGTCCTGCCCGCTCTTTCCGCTGACGGGCTGAACCCAGGCCGTTCCGAGGAGAACCAGTGCCAGGATCAGTGCTGTTTTTCCCTTCGAGCTCATCGTTGGGCTTTGGACGGGCCCCACAAAAACTTTGCGGGTCGAAAATCTTAAAGGGATGGCGGGGTATGCTATTGCTTAGGTGGGGCCATGAGGTTTGGTGTCGTTGCCAGAAGGGACAGGGAGGCCGCTCTGAAGCTGGCATACAGGGTTTACGACTTTCTGAAGGTGAGCGGCTACGAGGTTCTCGTCGACAGGGAAACCTTCGAGAACCTTCCTGAGTTCGACGAGGGCGACGTTGTTCCCCTCGAGGAGTTCGACGTCGACTTCATAATCGCGATCGGCGGGGACGGTACGATACTGAGGATCGAGCACAAGACGAGGAGGGACTTCCCGATCCTCGGCGTGAACATGGGTACCTTAGGCTTCCTAACCGAGGTGGAGCCTCACGAGACCTTCTTCGCATTGAGCCGGCTCCTTGAGGGTGAGTACTGGATAGACGAGAGGATGAAGCTCAGGACTTACCTGAACGGCGAGAACTCCGTTCCTGATGCCCTCAACGAGGACGCGATCCTCACCGGAGTGCCGGGCAAGATAATCCACCTCAAGTACTACGTTGACGGGGGACTCGCCGACGAGATAAGGTCCGACGGGCTGATAGTCTCGACACCAACGGGTTCGACCGGCTACGCGCTCTCTGCCGGAGGCCCGTTCGTTGATCCGAGGCTTGAGCTCTTCGTTATCGCACCCCTCAACCCCATAGCCCTGAGCTCAAGGCCTATGGTCGTGCCCTCCTACAGCGAGATAGAGATCGTTCCCCTCCCCCCGGAGAGGGAGCTCATTCTGACCGTCGACGGCCAGTTCTACACCAGATTAAGCCCCGACACGGAGATCAAAATAAAGAAATCGCCGAGAAAAGCGAAGTTCGTCCGCTTCTCCCACGAGATCTATCCGAGGTATCCCTTCCGCCTTAAGAAGAGGTTTTAGTCTTCCTTGGGTTTCAGGCCGAGATGCGTCACGACGATCGTTCCGAGTATCAGCGGGAGCCAGAAGGATATTATCCTGTCGAGTATGCTCGACGTTACCGCCATCTCCCTCGTGACGCCGAGGGCCACGTAAACTCCCGAGGTTACAGCCTCCGTTATTCCAGCCCCGCCGGGGATCACGCTTATTATTCCCACCGTCGTGGCTATCATCTGAACGGTAACGACCGCCAAGAGACCTATTTTGTAGCCGAGGCTGACGAAGACGAAGTAGTTCCTCAGCACGACGAATGCCCAGGTCAGGAATGAGTAGAACGTGGAGAGGAGGAAAGTTTTCTTGTCCCGGACCACTATCCTGAGCCCTTCGGTGAAGTGGGGGATGTTCGTGTCCACAAGGTTGTGGAACTTCTCCTCGTGCTTTTTGATCTTAGATGGGATCAGCCTCGCCAGGAGGTTGAATATCATGTAGAGTATCCTCCTGACCCTGCGTTCGCTCGTTATGATGAGCGTTGCCAGCCCTGTTAGTCCTACAAGCATGAGGGTCAGCAGGAGTATGACGGCGAAGAGCCCCGTGAAGCCGAGCGAGTAGACGTAGATCGCCGCTATGACGAGCATTATCATGACGGGGATCAGATCGAGTATCCTGTCGGCGGTAACGGTCGCGAATAGCCTCCCGTAGCTACCGTTGGAGCGCTTCACTAGGTAGTACACCCTGAAGGCCTCGCCGCCGCCCCTGGCTCCGGGGGTTATGTTGTTGAACAGGACCCCAATGAAGAGCGCCGCTAGAGTATCCCTGAACCGGACCTCTATCCCGAGACCCTTTATTATGACGTGCCACCTCAAGGCCCACGTGACTATCCCGGCGAAGTACATGAGAACCGCTACGATGAGGTAGTAAACGTTGGTTCTCCTCAGCACGCGGAGTACCCCTTCCGTTCCCGCCCACCACACGAGGGCGACGATGATCACAACGCTCGCTATGAAGGGCAGGGCTTTTCTCCAGTTCATCCCTCACACCTTCCTGAGCCTTGCTATGAAGAAGCCCTGGGTTAAATGCCTGTTTGGATAAAACCGCTGAACCTTTTCAATTCCCAGCCCCTCGGAGCCTATGAAAACTGCCTGCTCCTCCAGCTTTAGGCCCTTCTCCAGCATGAACTTCACGTTGGCCTCGTTCTCCTCGTAGCTCAGCGTGCAGGTCGAGTAGACGAGAACCCCACCCGGGCGGAGGGACTTTATCGCGGCCCAGATGAAGGCCCTCTGGTAGCGGGCCGTCGCGATTATGTCCCTCGGCGTCCTGCTCTCCCAGAGCTTCGGCCTTATTCCCAGGGCGGTGCACGGGGCGTCGAGGAGTATCTTATCGGCCTGAAGACCGAGCTCCGGCAGCTTCCTCGCGTCCATCCTGATGAGCTTGACGTTCTTGACGCCGAGCCTTTTCAGTTCCTCTTCCATCTTCCTCAGCCTGTTCCTCGACTTGTCAATCGCGATGATTTCACCCCTGTTCTGGAGGAGCTGCGCTATGTGGCTCGTCTTTCCGCCGGGAGCGGCCGCCATGTCGATTATTAATTCTTCCTCGCTCGGCTCGAGGACGTGGGCGACCACCATGGACGGCAAGCTCTGGGCGTAGAAGAGGCCCTCCTTAAAGCTCTCCAGCTCGCTCAAACTGGGAAGTTTGAACTTTGGAGTCGTAACCTCAACGGCCAAACCCCTCGTTGAAACTATCATCTCCTTGGCGCTCATTTTGGCAATCCCAATCCCGACGAGAAGTCCCCTCGGGTCCCTAATCTCGACTTCGTCGCCGGGCTTTATGCTCCTGTCCGCCTGAAGAACGCCGGGAGCGTAGAGGTTCGCCCCCTGGTAGACGCTCTCGCTCGCGAACTTGTTGGCCCTGACGACCTTCAGTCCGGGCTCGTAGTCGTCTGGAAAGTTGGGGCCTTCTCGCTCGAAGTAGATGCCCTCCTTGAGGTAGGGGCTCCTCTTCGGCTTCAGCCCCTCCCGCCTGAGGATTCGCATCAGCTTCTCCCTGCTCGTCTTGAGGGTGTTCACTCTGATATAGTACTTTTTGACCGGCGTTCTGAGCGATGCCATTATCCCCTCCGCCTCTTTGCCAAAGAGCTTCCGGTAGTACTCTTGAAGCTCCGCCGGAAAGGCCTCAAAGGTCGAAGATTTCCCATTCCTTTCCAACGTCAATCAGCCTCTCAAGGCCTTTTTTGAGCGCCTCAACGCTCCCGAAGTTCGCCTCGAACTGGAAGACCTTCTCCTCGCTACCCTCAATTCTCTCAAGGACTTCCCTCGGCGAGACCCTTCCGTCGCGCCTCCAGTTGTAAACGTCGCTCAGGAAGTTCTCGCTCCCGTAGATGAAGCTCCTCGGGAAGAGTTCAAGGAACAGGCTCAAAAAGCCCTCGCTTATCCTCTCCTTTGGAACGGCAACGACGAAGTAGTAGCTCTCAGGCGTCGCACCTACCTCAATCTGGGGCTTTACCTCGAAGGCCGGGTGCGGATAGTTCATCCGCTCCCACTCGC belongs to Thermococcus sp. AM4 and includes:
- a CDS encoding NAD(+) kinase, which codes for MRFGVVARRDREAALKLAYRVYDFLKVSGYEVLVDRETFENLPEFDEGDVVPLEEFDVDFIIAIGGDGTILRIEHKTRRDFPILGVNMGTLGFLTEVEPHETFFALSRLLEGEYWIDERMKLRTYLNGENSVPDALNEDAILTGVPGKIIHLKYYVDGGLADEIRSDGLIVSTPTGSTGYALSAGGPFVDPRLELFVIAPLNPIALSSRPMVVPSYSEIEIVPLPPERELILTVDGQFYTRLSPDTEIKIKKSPRKAKFVRFSHEIYPRYPFRLKKRF
- a CDS encoding acetate--CoA ligase family protein, producing the protein MSLDFFFYPRSVAVFGSFKKGAIAYEILRNIVEGGFEGKIVPVNPKGGSVEVAGKTFEIRKKLEEPVDTAIIAIPARLVPSLIEEIGPLIKGAVVISAGFSEIGNEELERELVERAKKHGVRVIGPNCAGIFGVHGKFFGSFEVRVKPGGLALISQSGAFGGAALAMGNDEGIGFSAFVSYGNASDLNESDFLEYFADDENTKAIALYIEGVKDGRRFLKALRYASERKPVIVLKAGKSASGAKAAASHTGSLAGSYEIYRAAFKQAGAIEVEEMEELFDAAKAFEMYPKAGKRVAVITNSGGPGVLATDKLERLGLEIAKLSEKTVQELRSFLPEQCSTRNPIDLIADADYERYKRTIETVCRDENVDALLVICVPPIFIPSEEIAKAVIEAKCDKPVVVNFMAGELVREGVKLLEEHSIKNFPTPERAAKALAWLAVRKKEEN
- a CDS encoding DUF3201 domain-containing protein; this translates as MNVKEIHEFLNRLWEDIFTLNDELKAELPEKGFKVEDVEEVFGAYIFLDGEWERMNYPHPAFEVKPQIEVGATPESYYFVVAVPKERISEGFLSLFLELFPRSFIYGSENFLSDVYNWRRDGRVSPREVLERIEGSEEKVFQFEANFGSVEALKKGLERLIDVGKEWEIFDL
- a CDS encoding flippase-like domain-containing protein, which translates into the protein MNWRKALPFIASVVIIVALVWWAGTEGVLRVLRRTNVYYLIVAVLMYFAGIVTWALRWHVIIKGLGIEVRFRDTLAALFIGVLFNNITPGARGGGEAFRVYYLVKRSNGSYGRLFATVTADRILDLIPVMIMLVIAAIYVYSLGFTGLFAVILLLTLMLVGLTGLATLIITSERRVRRILYMIFNLLARLIPSKIKKHEEKFHNLVDTNIPHFTEGLRIVVRDKKTFLLSTFYSFLTWAFVVLRNYFVFVSLGYKIGLLAVVTVQMIATTVGIISVIPGGAGITEAVTSGVYVALGVTREMAVTSSILDRIISFWLPLILGTIVVTHLGLKPKED
- a CDS encoding RsmB/NOP family class I SAM-dependent RNA methyltransferase, coding for MERNGKSSTFEAFPAELQEYYRKLFGKEAEGIMASLRTPVKKYYIRVNTLKTSREKLMRILRREGLKPKRSPYLKEGIYFEREGPNFPDDYEPGLKVVRANKFASESVYQGANLYAPGVLQADRSIKPGDEVEIRDPRGLLVGIGIAKMSAKEMIVSTRGLAVEVTTPKFKLPSLSELESFKEGLFYAQSLPSMVVAHVLEPSEEELIIDMAAAPGGKTSHIAQLLQNRGEIIAIDKSRNRLRKMEEELKRLGVKNVKLIRMDARKLPELGLQADKILLDAPCTALGIRPKLWESRTPRDIIATARYQRAFIWAAIKSLRPGGVLVYSTCTLSYEENEANVKFMLEKGLKLEEQAVFIGSEGLGIEKVQRFYPNRHLTQGFFIARLRKV